From the Lysobacter sp. FW306-1B-D06B genome, one window contains:
- a CDS encoding YceI family protein, translating to MFKRIALAATLATLSTAAFAAPVTYKIDPNHTSVVASWSHFGFSNPIANFGDVDGSITYDPTNVGTSKVEVTLPLSGLDSHVAKFDEHLRSADFFDAEKHPNITFKSTKVEAVGDKKLRVFGDLTIKGITKPVVLDTTINKIGEQPMAKRAAAGFDATTTIKRSDFGVDKYAPNVSDNVTLRITTEAVVPAAK from the coding sequence ATGTTCAAGCGCATCGCCCTGGCCGCGACCCTCGCGACCCTCAGCACCGCCGCCTTCGCCGCGCCGGTCACGTACAAGATCGATCCGAACCACACCTCCGTGGTCGCCAGCTGGAGCCACTTCGGCTTCTCCAACCCGATCGCCAACTTCGGCGACGTCGACGGCTCCATCACCTACGATCCGACCAACGTCGGCACCTCGAAGGTGGAAGTGACGCTGCCGCTGTCGGGCCTGGACTCGCACGTCGCCAAGTTCGACGAACACCTGCGCAGCGCCGATTTCTTCGACGCCGAGAAGCACCCGAACATCACCTTCAAGAGCACCAAGGTCGAGGCCGTCGGCGACAAGAAGCTGCGCGTATTCGGTGACCTGACCATCAAGGGCATCACCAAGCCGGTCGTGCTCGACACCACCATCAACAAGATCGGCGAGCAGCCGATGGCCAAGCGCGCCGCGGCGGGCTTCGACGCCACCACCACCATCAAGCGCAGCGACTTCGGTGTGGACAAGTACGCGCCGAACGTGAGCGACAACGTCACCCTGCGCATCACCACCGAAGCCGTGGTGCCGGCCGCGAAGTAA
- a CDS encoding glycosyltransferase, with the protein MRRLTVVQLLPALHSGGVERSTLEIAQALVEAGHRAIVVSRAGRLVPRLVDLGAEHVALDLGRKSPLTFRHALALRALFVREGVDIVHARSRLPAWVGELALRSLPKATRPRWVTTVHGLNSPSRYSAVMTHGERVICVSQTVREYVLRQYPATDPSILRVIPRGIDPRTFPRAPMPDRDARAWAAGLHPALGGDGPLLLLPGRGTRLKGHADALVLLARLRADGLDARLWLPGAREPGREAYIAELEREADTFHVADAVAFTAPTDAIARAYAASDLVLQLSRKPEAFGRTVLEAWSVGRPVLGWAHGGVGELLAQWQPAGAVAPFDIDALHRGGYELLTHPVATPATIPHSLRDMQEATLAVYAELVDEPRR; encoded by the coding sequence ATGCGCCGGCTGACCGTTGTCCAGCTGCTGCCGGCCCTGCACTCGGGCGGCGTCGAACGTTCGACGCTTGAGATCGCCCAGGCGCTGGTCGAGGCCGGCCATCGCGCGATCGTCGTCTCCAGGGCCGGAAGGCTGGTGCCGCGCCTGGTCGACCTGGGCGCGGAGCACGTGGCCCTCGATCTGGGACGCAAATCTCCGCTGACCTTCCGCCATGCGCTCGCGCTGCGCGCATTGTTCGTGCGCGAAGGCGTGGACATCGTGCATGCGCGCTCGCGCCTGCCGGCGTGGGTCGGTGAGTTGGCGCTGCGCAGCCTGCCCAAGGCGACGCGGCCGCGCTGGGTCACGACGGTGCATGGGCTCAACTCGCCGTCGCGCTACAGCGCGGTGATGACCCACGGCGAGCGCGTGATCTGCGTGTCGCAGACCGTGCGTGAGTACGTGCTGCGCCAGTACCCTGCGACCGATCCTTCGATCTTGCGCGTGATCCCGCGCGGCATCGATCCGCGCACCTTTCCGCGCGCGCCGATGCCCGATCGCGATGCGCGCGCCTGGGCCGCGGGCCTGCATCCCGCGCTGGGCGGCGACGGACCGCTGCTGCTCCTGCCCGGCCGCGGCACGCGCCTGAAGGGGCACGCCGATGCACTCGTGCTGCTGGCGCGGCTGCGCGCGGACGGGCTCGATGCGCGGCTGTGGCTGCCCGGTGCGCGCGAGCCGGGACGCGAGGCCTACATCGCCGAGCTCGAGCGCGAGGCCGACACCTTCCACGTCGCCGACGCGGTGGCCTTCACCGCACCGACCGACGCCATCGCACGCGCCTACGCCGCCAGCGACCTGGTGTTGCAGCTCTCGCGCAAGCCCGAGGCGTTCGGCCGTACGGTGCTGGAGGCGTGGTCGGTCGGTCGTCCGGTGCTGGGCTGGGCGCATGGCGGTGTGGGCGAACTGCTCGCGCAATGGCAACCGGCAGGCGCGGTGGCGCCGTTCGACATCGACGCGCTGCACCGTGGCGGCTACGAACTTCTTACGCATCCCGTCGCCACGCCGGCTACGATTCCGCATTCCTTGCGCGACATGCAGGAGGCCACGCTTGCCGTCTACGCCGAGCTCGTCGATGAACCCCGCCGCTGA
- the lpxL gene encoding LpxL/LpxP family Kdo(2)-lipid IV(A) lauroyl/palmitoleoyl acyltransferase has product MPKAVESPTTPPSPPFGPRHWPMWFALGVMCVGASLPWPVQRGLGRMIGAVALRVAGARRRAAQINLALCFPEMTPGERERLLRESFRDLGIGFFEFARAWWGSVEPMRRTVRIEGLEQLDAIRAEGRGVLMVSGHFMTLEICGRLMCDHLPLTGMYRRHRSPVMEWAVKRGRLRYAKAMFTNDEIRPAIRHLKQGGFLWYAPDQDMRGKDTVFAPFFGVPAATITATHQFSRLSGCAVVPFFHRREGAHYVLRVGAPLAEFPSSDAAVDSARVNAAIEAMVREAPTQYLWIHRRFKRRPPGMSSPYAKP; this is encoded by the coding sequence ATGCCCAAGGCAGTCGAGTCCCCCACCACGCCACCTTCGCCACCGTTCGGCCCGCGCCACTGGCCGATGTGGTTCGCGCTGGGCGTGATGTGCGTGGGCGCAAGCCTCCCCTGGCCGGTGCAACGCGGGCTTGGCCGGATGATCGGCGCGGTCGCGTTGCGCGTGGCCGGTGCTCGACGTCGCGCGGCGCAGATCAACCTGGCGCTGTGCTTTCCCGAAATGACACCGGGCGAACGCGAACGGCTCCTGCGCGAAAGCTTCCGCGACCTGGGCATCGGCTTCTTCGAATTCGCCCGCGCATGGTGGGGTTCGGTCGAGCCGATGCGGCGCACGGTGCGCATCGAGGGCCTGGAGCAACTCGATGCGATCCGCGCGGAGGGCCGCGGCGTGCTGATGGTCTCGGGCCACTTCATGACGCTGGAGATCTGCGGCCGCCTGATGTGCGACCACCTGCCGCTCACCGGCATGTACCGCCGCCACCGCAGCCCGGTGATGGAATGGGCGGTCAAGCGCGGCCGCCTGCGCTATGCCAAGGCGATGTTCACCAACGACGAGATCCGCCCGGCCATCCGCCACCTCAAGCAAGGCGGCTTCCTGTGGTATGCGCCGGACCAGGACATGCGCGGCAAGGACACGGTGTTCGCGCCGTTCTTCGGCGTGCCGGCGGCGACGATCACCGCCACGCACCAGTTCTCGCGCCTGAGCGGCTGCGCCGTGGTGCCGTTCTTCCATCGCCGCGAAGGTGCGCACTACGTGCTGCGCGTGGGCGCCCCGCTGGCGGAGTTCCCGTCCAGCGACGCGGCCGTGGACAGCGCGCGCGTCAACGCGGCGATCGAGGCGATGGTGCGCGAAGCGCCGACGCAGTACCTGTGGATCCACCGCCGCTTCAAGCGCCGGCCGCCGGGAATGAGCTCGCCCTACGCCAAGCCCTGA
- the glnE gene encoding bifunctional [glutamate--ammonia ligase]-adenylyl-L-tyrosine phosphorylase/[glutamate--ammonia-ligase] adenylyltransferase — MILTATSPSHSVQFEPLLARALARLRAALPGQDGRLSDPHAIARIERVAIASDFAIDTLARQPALLERLLHDDGAQPLEEPVLDAINRADWPALLRRYRAAGSTRLIWRDVLGLDDVDGTLAGSTHLAERCLQIALAAIEQEFAQRHGLVRDRDGVPQRLVVFGLGKLGGGELNFSSDVDLVYTYEHDGESDGARPLDAEHYFARLGQQLAKLLDELTVDGFCHRVDLRLRPYGNAGRVAWSFTAMEQYFQREGRDWERYAWQKARPVAGDAAAGERFLESLRPFVYRRYLDFGALDGLRGMKAAISAEVARKELADDIKRGPGGIREIEFLVQALQLIYGGREPSLRDRRLLPSLAALMEARQMSVEAGDMLATAYRFLRGLENRLQMLRDAQTHALPEREEDRDRIAASLGYADWSGLREALDAQRARVTAEFEALLTPRRRRNAPDALTRYWHALPDGSDSEALADAGFIEAGNADAALRDFARSPGVRGLSDNARARLDRVLPSLLQAAAASSEPMLALRRLLALLHNVLRRSAYLALLDEQPVALARLVEVVTHSALLAERLASYPLLLDELLDARVAGPLPGRDELHAACADVARDDDDDAEAVLQALNEVRQALSFRIAMAVRDGRLSAADGARQLAWLADGVVMRVLRLAEHEVAGAHGRVPGARFAVIGYGSLGGEELGFGSDLDLVFIYDSPGGEHAHSDGARPLEATRWFARVAQKVVALLGAVTGAGRLYDVDVRLRPDGAKGLLVSSLASYRDYQRERAWTWEHQALVRARFVAGDESLGADVEDVRRQTLSRERDVQRVCEDVVSMRRRMRAELDRSDAAAFDLKQGEGGLVDLEFLLQYAVLAHSARHAQWLSSRNTRELIHALGESGWLSEEEVAGLTQAHAVFVDAGLACTLDRRPRRLPINDAIAQARAAIIAASHAHGLVFDA, encoded by the coding sequence ATGATCCTCACCGCAACGTCTCCCTCGCATTCCGTCCAGTTCGAGCCATTGCTGGCACGCGCGCTCGCGCGCTTGCGCGCGGCGCTGCCCGGGCAGGACGGACGGTTGTCCGATCCGCACGCGATCGCACGCATCGAGCGCGTCGCCATCGCCAGCGACTTCGCCATCGACACCCTCGCGCGCCAGCCGGCCCTGCTCGAACGCCTGCTGCACGACGACGGCGCGCAGCCGCTCGAGGAGCCGGTGCTCGACGCCATCAACCGCGCCGACTGGCCGGCATTGCTGCGCCGCTATCGCGCCGCCGGCTCCACGCGCCTGATCTGGCGCGACGTGCTGGGCCTGGACGATGTCGACGGCACGCTCGCCGGCAGCACGCATCTGGCCGAACGCTGCCTGCAGATCGCGCTCGCCGCGATCGAGCAGGAGTTCGCACAACGCCACGGCCTCGTGCGTGATCGCGATGGCGTACCGCAGCGCCTGGTCGTGTTCGGGCTGGGCAAGTTGGGCGGTGGCGAACTCAACTTCAGTTCCGACGTCGACCTGGTCTACACCTACGAGCACGACGGCGAGTCCGACGGCGCGCGCCCGCTCGATGCCGAGCACTACTTCGCGCGTCTGGGCCAGCAACTGGCGAAGCTGCTCGACGAGCTGACCGTCGACGGCTTCTGCCACCGCGTCGATCTGCGCTTGCGTCCCTACGGCAACGCGGGCCGGGTGGCGTGGTCGTTCACCGCGATGGAGCAGTACTTTCAGCGCGAAGGCCGCGACTGGGAGCGCTACGCGTGGCAGAAGGCGCGGCCCGTCGCCGGTGACGCCGCCGCGGGCGAACGCTTCCTTGAGAGCCTGCGACCGTTCGTCTATCGCCGCTACCTGGATTTCGGCGCGCTCGACGGCCTGCGCGGCATGAAGGCGGCGATCAGCGCGGAAGTCGCGCGCAAGGAGCTGGCCGATGACATCAAGCGCGGGCCCGGCGGCATTCGCGAGATCGAATTCCTGGTGCAGGCCTTGCAGCTCATCTACGGCGGTCGCGAACCCAGCCTGCGCGATCGCCGGCTGCTGCCCTCGCTCGCCGCGCTGATGGAGGCGCGACAGATGAGCGTCGAGGCGGGCGACATGCTCGCCACCGCTTACCGCTTCCTGCGCGGCCTGGAGAATCGCCTGCAGATGCTCCGCGATGCGCAGACGCATGCGCTGCCCGAACGCGAGGAAGATCGCGACCGCATCGCCGCGTCGCTGGGCTACGCCGATTGGAGCGGGCTGCGCGAAGCACTGGATGCGCAGCGTGCGCGCGTCACCGCCGAGTTCGAGGCGCTGCTCACGCCGCGCCGTCGCCGCAACGCGCCCGACGCGCTGACCCGCTACTGGCACGCACTGCCCGACGGCAGCGACAGCGAAGCGCTGGCCGATGCCGGTTTCATCGAAGCCGGAAACGCCGACGCGGCGCTGCGCGACTTCGCGCGAAGCCCCGGCGTGCGCGGCCTGTCGGACAACGCACGCGCGCGCCTGGATCGCGTGCTGCCGTCGCTCTTGCAGGCCGCGGCCGCGTCGAGCGAGCCGATGCTCGCGCTGCGGCGCCTGCTGGCGCTGCTGCACAACGTGCTGCGACGCAGCGCGTACCTCGCCCTGCTGGACGAACAGCCCGTTGCGCTTGCACGCCTCGTGGAAGTGGTGACGCACAGCGCGCTGCTGGCCGAACGCCTCGCCTCGTATCCGTTACTGCTCGACGAACTGCTCGACGCGCGCGTCGCCGGACCGCTGCCGGGACGCGACGAACTGCACGCCGCCTGCGCGGACGTCGCACGCGATGACGACGACGATGCCGAGGCGGTCCTGCAGGCGCTAAACGAAGTCCGCCAGGCGCTGAGCTTCCGCATCGCCATGGCGGTGCGCGACGGACGCCTGTCGGCCGCGGACGGCGCGCGCCAGCTCGCGTGGCTGGCAGACGGCGTGGTGATGCGCGTGCTGCGCCTGGCCGAGCACGAAGTCGCCGGCGCGCACGGTCGCGTGCCCGGCGCGCGCTTCGCGGTGATCGGCTACGGCAGTCTCGGCGGCGAGGAACTGGGTTTCGGTTCGGACCTGGACCTGGTCTTCATCTACGATTCGCCCGGCGGTGAGCACGCGCATTCCGATGGTGCGCGCCCACTCGAAGCCACGCGCTGGTTCGCGCGCGTGGCGCAGAAGGTCGTCGCGTTGCTGGGCGCGGTGACCGGCGCCGGTCGCCTGTACGACGTCGACGTCCGCCTGCGTCCGGACGGCGCGAAAGGACTGCTCGTGTCGAGCCTGGCGAGCTATCGCGACTACCAGCGCGAGCGCGCATGGACGTGGGAGCATCAGGCGCTGGTGCGCGCACGGTTCGTGGCAGGCGACGAATCGCTCGGCGCCGACGTGGAGGACGTGCGTCGGCAGACGCTCTCGCGCGAACGCGACGTGCAACGCGTGTGCGAGGACGTGGTCTCGATGCGCCGCCGCATGCGCGCCGAGCTCGACCGCAGCGACGCGGCAGCGTTCGATCTCAAGCAGGGCGAGGGCGGTCTGGTTGATCTGGAGTTCCTGCTGCAATACGCCGTGCTCGCGCATTCGGCACGGCACGCGCAGTGGCTTTCGTCGCGCAATACGCGCGAACTCATCCACGCGCTGGGCGAAAGCGGGTGGTTGAGCGAAGAGGAAGTCGCCGGATTGACGCAAGCGCACGCCGTGTTTGTCGATGCGGGACTGGCGTGCACGCTCGACCGCCGTCCGCGCCGGCTGCCGATCAACGACGCCATCGCGCAGGCGCGCGCGGCGATCATCGCCGCCTCGCATGCGCATGGGCTGGTGTTCGACGCCTGA
- the waaA gene encoding lipid IV(A) 3-deoxy-D-manno-octulosonic acid transferase: MPTDTIERLLRGLYSVALYLLAPITVYHLIWRGLRQPAYFLRWQERYAFYGDTPAMRTLWVHAVSVGEVNAAVPLVNALRRARPELRLLVTTITPTGSERVQALWGDAVEHVYLPYDLPGAVGRFLAHYRPHAALIMETELWPSLLFGCRDAGIPAVILNARLSERSLRGYRVLAPLVARALRTVRTVAAQSRADGERFVRLGARPEQVLEVGNLKFDVAVPEDLAGFAARCRTHCGSRPVWIAASTHEDEEPAVIAIHRQLRAKFPDLLMLWAPRHPERFRTVADAARASGWSVSTRSRQQWPQADDAVFVIDTLGELMSFYACADVAFVGGSLQAIGGHNLLEPAATGTAIVTGPHLHNFVEIAQRLEDAGALRVVPDAERVEQALAELLGDPQLRERMTTAGRALVETGRGALARTLQLLQPLLPPPPA; this comes from the coding sequence ATGCCGACGGACACCATCGAGCGCCTGCTGCGCGGCCTGTATTCGGTCGCCCTCTATCTGTTGGCACCCATCACGGTCTATCACCTGATCTGGCGTGGCCTTCGCCAACCGGCGTATTTCCTGCGCTGGCAGGAGCGCTATGCCTTCTACGGCGACACGCCGGCGATGCGCACGCTGTGGGTGCACGCGGTGTCGGTGGGCGAGGTCAACGCCGCCGTGCCGCTGGTCAACGCGTTGCGCCGTGCGCGGCCGGAGCTGCGCCTGCTCGTCACCACCATCACCCCCACCGGCTCCGAACGCGTGCAGGCGCTGTGGGGCGATGCGGTCGAACACGTCTACCTGCCGTACGACCTGCCCGGCGCGGTCGGACGCTTCCTCGCGCACTACCGCCCCCACGCCGCGCTGATCATGGAAACCGAACTGTGGCCGAGCCTGTTGTTCGGCTGCCGTGATGCGGGCATTCCCGCGGTGATCCTCAATGCGCGGTTGTCGGAGCGCTCGCTGCGCGGCTACCGCGTGCTCGCGCCGCTGGTGGCGCGCGCGCTACGCACCGTGCGCACCGTCGCCGCGCAGTCGCGCGCGGACGGCGAGCGCTTCGTGCGCCTGGGCGCGCGGCCGGAGCAGGTGCTCGAGGTCGGCAACCTCAAGTTCGACGTCGCCGTGCCCGAAGACCTGGCCGGTTTCGCCGCGCGATGCCGCACGCACTGCGGTTCGCGCCCGGTGTGGATCGCGGCGAGCACGCACGAGGACGAAGAGCCGGCGGTCATCGCCATCCACCGTCAGTTGCGCGCGAAGTTTCCCGACCTGCTGATGCTGTGGGCGCCACGCCATCCGGAACGTTTCCGCACCGTCGCCGACGCCGCGCGTGCATCGGGCTGGTCGGTGTCCACGCGCTCGCGCCAGCAGTGGCCGCAAGCGGACGACGCGGTGTTCGTCATCGACACGCTGGGCGAACTGATGAGTTTCTACGCCTGCGCCGACGTGGCGTTCGTCGGCGGCAGTCTGCAGGCGATCGGCGGACATAACCTGCTCGAACCGGCGGCGACCGGCACCGCGATCGTCACCGGCCCGCACCTGCATAACTTCGTCGAGATCGCCCAGCGTCTGGAAGACGCGGGCGCATTACGCGTGGTGCCCGACGCGGAGCGTGTCGAACAGGCGCTGGCGGAGTTGCTCGGCGATCCGCAGTTGCGTGAGCGCATGACCACCGCCGGCCGCGCGCTGGTGGAAACCGGACGGGGCGCGCTGGCGCGCACGCTTCAACTGTTGCAGCCGCTGCTGCCGCCGCCGCCGGCCTGA
- a CDS encoding O-antigen ligase, whose translation MNPAADATPPAGRRVRGWRWAPAWILAYVALWPAPGYAEGVLVLGALAAIVHLALSRFRGGAQLLSNPAWALTSVLFFAYWTPELVSAIDAIDPARALREALVDLRYLPFLWLVASAVADPRGRRITFGGLAIIVGIWTLDALAQAVSGSSPLFSGIDAIKRAISGHGMCTPQEVAGADRLSGVLGPCNLKLGQVLASLSPFLLFAGGRRLGTVGWLLAAAAVGVVLVLAGSRASWITYAVALVLSGWRLVGWKKLIGVFAIGAIAVGTLSISVPQVRDRFTRTAHALTADVEGVDSALSGRARIWSAAGCMVREHPFNGVGARGFREAFPACDPEPGERAIWGVGPALHAHQIVLEILSETGAFGMLMWLAGVALAWRAWRFADETARERARPAMWALVVTIFPFNTHLAFYSTFWGGLTLLLAALYAGSLLARE comes from the coding sequence ATGAACCCCGCCGCTGACGCCACGCCGCCGGCCGGTCGGCGCGTGCGCGGCTGGCGCTGGGCGCCGGCGTGGATCCTGGCCTACGTCGCGCTGTGGCCGGCGCCGGGCTATGCCGAAGGTGTGCTCGTGCTCGGCGCGCTGGCGGCGATCGTGCACCTGGCGCTGTCGCGTTTCCGCGGCGGCGCGCAGTTGCTGAGCAATCCGGCCTGGGCGCTGACCAGCGTGCTGTTCTTCGCGTACTGGACGCCGGAACTGGTCTCCGCCATCGACGCCATCGATCCGGCACGCGCGCTGCGCGAAGCGCTGGTCGATCTGCGCTACCTGCCCTTCCTGTGGCTGGTCGCCTCGGCGGTGGCCGATCCGCGCGGCCGGCGCATCACCTTCGGCGGCCTGGCGATCATCGTCGGCATCTGGACGCTCGATGCGCTGGCACAGGCGGTGAGCGGATCGAGCCCGCTGTTCTCCGGGATCGACGCCATCAAGCGCGCCATCAGCGGCCACGGCATGTGCACGCCGCAGGAAGTCGCCGGCGCCGACCGCCTCAGCGGTGTGCTGGGGCCGTGCAACCTGAAGCTCGGGCAGGTGCTGGCCAGCCTGTCGCCCTTCCTCTTGTTCGCCGGCGGACGGCGTCTGGGCACGGTCGGTTGGCTGCTGGCCGCGGCGGCGGTGGGCGTGGTGCTGGTGCTGGCCGGTTCGCGCGCTTCATGGATCACCTATGCCGTCGCGCTGGTGCTGTCGGGCTGGCGCCTGGTGGGGTGGAAGAAGCTGATCGGCGTGTTCGCCATCGGTGCGATCGCGGTGGGCACGCTGAGCATCAGCGTGCCGCAGGTGCGCGATCGCTTCACGCGCACCGCGCACGCGCTCACCGCGGACGTGGAGGGCGTGGACAGCGCGCTGTCGGGACGCGCGCGCATCTGGAGCGCCGCCGGCTGCATGGTGCGCGAGCACCCGTTCAACGGCGTCGGCGCGCGCGGCTTCCGCGAGGCCTTCCCGGCCTGCGATCCGGAGCCGGGCGAGCGCGCCATCTGGGGCGTGGGCCCGGCGCTGCATGCGCACCAGATCGTGCTGGAAATCCTCAGCGAGACGGGCGCGTTCGGCATGCTGATGTGGCTGGCCGGCGTTGCGCTGGCCTGGCGTGCATGGCGTTTCGCCGACGAAACGGCGCGCGAGCGCGCGCGGCCGGCGATGTGGGCACTGGTGGTCACCATCTTCCCGTTCAACACGCACCTGGCGTTCTATTCGACGTTCTGGGGCGGGCTGACGCTGCTGCTTGCGGCGCTGTACGCGGGCAGCCTGCTCGCGCGGGAATGA
- a CDS encoding malonic semialdehyde reductase, protein MSHTLHPLPESALDQLFRTARTHNELKGDVSDETLRQLYDLAKWGPTSANMSPLRLVFVKSKEAKAKLGPALDEGNYAKTMAAPVTAIVAYDLGFYEKLPYLFPHTDARGWFDTKPEDALTTIALRNGSLQGAYVLMAARALGLDTGPMSGFNNALVDQTFFAGTKIKSNFLINLGHGDTAKLFPRSPRLSFDEAARIE, encoded by the coding sequence ATGTCGCACACCCTGCACCCGCTGCCCGAGTCCGCGCTGGACCAGCTCTTCCGCACCGCCCGCACGCACAACGAGCTCAAGGGCGACGTCAGCGACGAGACCCTGCGCCAGCTCTACGACCTGGCCAAGTGGGGGCCGACCAGCGCCAACATGTCGCCGCTGCGGCTGGTGTTCGTGAAGTCGAAGGAGGCCAAGGCCAAGCTCGGCCCGGCGCTGGACGAAGGCAATTACGCCAAGACCATGGCCGCGCCGGTCACCGCCATCGTCGCCTACGACCTGGGCTTCTACGAGAAGCTGCCGTACCTGTTCCCGCACACCGATGCGCGCGGCTGGTTCGACACCAAGCCCGAGGACGCGCTGACCACCATCGCACTGCGCAACGGCAGCCTGCAGGGCGCCTACGTGCTGATGGCCGCGCGCGCGCTGGGCCTGGACACCGGTCCGATGTCGGGTTTCAACAACGCGCTCGTCGACCAGACGTTCTTCGCCGGCACGAAGATCAAGTCCAACTTCCTCATCAACCTTGGCCATGGCGACACGGCCAAGCTGTTTCCCCGTTCGCCGCGCCTGTCTTTCGACGAAGCGGCGCGGATCGAGTAA
- a CDS encoding mitochondrial fission ELM1 family protein gives MQRTSPDYAPDTWTLTDGHAGNVRQAQALAAVLGEPFRAWTLAPHRPWRWFAPRAWPGADGAFGPTFEQAMRMPPSLAIGCGRQAALATRLLRKRGARAVQILDPRMSTRHWDLVIAPEHDGLRGDNVITVLGSLHPVDDLWLATGRHAFPDLGTLPGPRTALLVGGDSAHARFDAGVYESLLHHVERVARDEGGSVMATTSRRTPSGVSAEVRERLRGIPGIVWTDSADGQNPYAGLLAWADRIVCTADSVNMLSEAAATWAPVFVAGHERVEGRPRRFVDALLRMDRIRVLGDGAAASDITPLRETARVAAEVRQRIDA, from the coding sequence GTGCAACGAACAAGCCCCGATTACGCCCCCGACACCTGGACGCTGACCGACGGCCACGCCGGCAACGTGCGCCAGGCGCAGGCGCTGGCGGCGGTGCTGGGCGAACCGTTCCGCGCGTGGACGCTGGCCCCGCACAGGCCCTGGCGATGGTTCGCGCCGCGTGCGTGGCCGGGAGCGGACGGCGCGTTCGGCCCCACTTTCGAACAGGCGATGCGGATGCCGCCGTCGCTGGCGATCGGTTGCGGCCGTCAGGCGGCCCTCGCCACGCGCCTGCTGCGCAAGCGCGGCGCGCGGGCGGTGCAGATCCTCGATCCCCGCATGAGCACGCGCCATTGGGACCTCGTCATCGCGCCCGAGCACGACGGGCTGCGCGGCGACAACGTCATCACCGTGCTCGGCAGTCTGCATCCGGTGGACGACCTCTGGCTCGCGACGGGACGACACGCCTTTCCCGACCTGGGCACCCTGCCCGGCCCGCGCACCGCGCTGCTCGTCGGCGGCGACAGCGCGCACGCGCGCTTCGACGCGGGCGTGTACGAATCACTGCTGCACCACGTGGAGCGCGTGGCGCGCGACGAAGGCGGCAGCGTCATGGCCACCACCTCGCGCCGCACGCCGTCGGGCGTGAGCGCTGAAGTGCGCGAACGACTGCGCGGCATCCCCGGCATCGTCTGGACCGACAGCGCCGACGGCCAGAATCCCTATGCCGGCCTGCTCGCCTGGGCCGACCGCATCGTCTGCACGGCCGATTCGGTCAACATGCTTTCCGAAGCTGCGGCCACCTGGGCCCCGGTGTTCGTCGCCGGACACGAGCGCGTCGAAGGCCGCCCGCGCCGTTTCGTCGATGCGCTGCTGCGCATGGACCGCATCCGCGTGCTGGGCGATGGGGCCGCTGCGTCCGACATCACGCCGCTGCGCGAGACCGCGCGCGTAGCCGCCGAGGTGCGGCAACGCATCGACGCATAA
- a CDS encoding pirin family protein → MILQRPSSERGHAAAGRPESRYGFSFGGYYDPAWMGFGPLRVLNEDRLAPGAGFPATRGANMELLAFVVSGELAHEDAIGGHGTVRAGELQWLSAGHGVEHTERNASASEPLHLLQMWIQPSRLNHEPAYARREAVPVDARGWTLLASGDGREGSLAIRQDARVLQIRLDRGETAALELDASRLYWAQVVLGQVTANEERPLDAGDALGLREESGTLRLQGRGDERALVLLFDLPG, encoded by the coding sequence ATGATCCTCCAGCGTCCCTCCAGCGAACGCGGCCACGCCGCCGCCGGCCGGCCCGAGAGCCGCTACGGCTTCTCCTTCGGCGGGTACTACGACCCGGCGTGGATGGGCTTCGGCCCGCTGCGCGTGCTGAACGAGGATCGCCTCGCGCCCGGGGCCGGTTTTCCCGCGACTCGGGGCGCGAACATGGAATTGCTGGCGTTCGTCGTTTCCGGCGAACTCGCGCACGAGGACGCGATCGGCGGCCACGGCACGGTCCGTGCCGGCGAGTTGCAGTGGCTCAGCGCCGGCCACGGTGTCGAGCACACCGAGCGCAACGCCTCGGCCAGCGAACCGTTGCACCTGTTGCAGATGTGGATCCAGCCGTCGCGGCTGAACCACGAACCGGCCTACGCCCGCCGTGAGGCCGTCCCCGTGGATGCCCGCGGCTGGACGCTGCTCGCCTCCGGCGACGGTCGCGAGGGCAGCCTGGCGATCCGGCAGGACGCCCGCGTGCTGCAAATCCGGCTGGATCGCGGCGAGACGGCCGCGCTCGAACTCGATGCCTCGCGCCTGTACTGGGCGCAGGTGGTGCTGGGGCAGGTCACCGCCAACGAGGAGCGCCCGCTCGATGCCGGCGATGCCCTGGGCCTGCGCGAGGAGTCCGGCACGCTGCGCCTGCAGGGCCGCGGCGACGAGCGCGCGCTGGTCCTGCTGTTCGATCTGCCCGGATAA
- a CDS encoding zinc-finger domain-containing protein, protein MTAANAHPTQANAEQRYVVHRADLPLSCPLPSMALWNSHPRVYLPIEADGGEVQCPYCGSHFVLQD, encoded by the coding sequence ATGACCGCAGCCAACGCCCACCCGACCCAGGCCAACGCCGAGCAGCGCTACGTCGTGCACCGCGCCGACCTTCCGCTGAGCTGCCCGCTGCCGTCGATGGCGCTGTGGAACTCGCATCCGCGCGTGTACCTGCCGATCGAGGCCGATGGCGGGGAAGTGCAGTGCCCGTACTGCGGCTCGCACTTCGTCCTGCAAGACTGA